In Amphiura filiformis chromosome 1, Afil_fr2py, whole genome shotgun sequence, the following are encoded in one genomic region:
- the LOC140152810 gene encoding RPA-interacting protein B-like, with protein MATPTKSSRVDKRRQLYKTSTPPWRETYRRRCFDRLRQSRESLLEKFRGEAASPGKGGDGGEHSPGSSMVRHVMAEEWRAFKRERNRFKRQNENLPDLLEDIEDIDEVLSIMDDIQADLVKEEQAILAEYEASINLEEASLCAAVDKLTTNDVICPLCRKNPLMLNKSVIFCSCGIRLNTEQDSITLGYIQEVLSNGVTQHNSQCLSQPLFSINDAYDLQNLIMSCKDCDFLYIVV; from the exons ATGGCGACTCCCACGAAGAGTTCCCGTGTAGATAAACGTCGGCAGTTATACAAAACATCGACCCCACCATGGAGGGAAACATACAGAAGG AGATGCTTTGACAGATTGAGACAAAGCAGGGAGAGTCTACTAGAGAAATTTCGAGGTGAAGCTGCCAGTCCTGGTAAGGGAGGTGATGGAGGTGAACATAGCCCAGGTTCTTCCATGGTTAGACATGTCATGGCAGAGGAATGGAGAGCTTTTAAAAGAGAAAGAAACCGATTTAAAAGGCAAAATGAAAACCTGCCAGAT CTGCTTGAAGATATAGAAGACATAGATGAAGTGCTGTCCATAATGGATGATATACAAGCTGACTTAGTGAAGGAAG AGCAAGCCATCTTAGCCGAGTATGAAGCCAGTATCAATTTAGAAGAAGCCTCTCTATGTGCTGCTGTAGATAAGCTTACTACCAACGATGTCATATGTCCACTTTGTAGAAA AAATCCTCTGATGCTAAATAAGAGTGTTATTTTCTGCTCCTGTGGAATCAGACTTAACACAGAG CAAGACAGCATAACACTTGGCTACATACAGGAGGTGCTATCAAATGGGGTGACACAACATAATAGCCAGTGTTTAAGTCAACCTTTATTCAGTATTAATGATGCATATGATTTACAGAATCTCATCATGTCATGCAAG